One part of the Vicugna pacos chromosome 20, VicPac4, whole genome shotgun sequence genome encodes these proteins:
- the LOC102527448 gene encoding cysteine-rich secretory protein 2 encodes MALLPLVLFLAAVLLPSFPTEGKDPSFTALLTTQTEVQREIVNKHNELRKSVSPPARNMLKMEWSRDATANAQKWANKCTLEHSNPDDRKTSTKCGENLYMSSDPVAWSDAIQSWYEERHNFVYGVGQKSPSAVIGHYTQLVWYSSYLVGCGIAYCPNQESLKYYYVCQYCPAGNNVNKKNTPYQQGTPCASCPGNCDNGLCTNTCEYEDLLSNCDSLKKTAGCEHELLKEKCKATCRCEGKIY; translated from the exons ATGGCTCTACTCCCACTGGTGCTGTTTCTGGCTGCAGTCCTGCTGCCATCTTTCCCCACCGAAGGAAAG gATCCATCCTTTACTGCTTTGTTAACCACTCAAACGGAAGTCCAAAGAGAGATTGTAAATAAACACAATGAACTAAGGAAGTCTGTGTCTCCACCTGCCAGGAACATGCTAAAGATG GAATGGAGCAGAGACGCCACAgcaaatgcccagaagtgggcaAACAAGTGCACTTTAGAACACAGCAATCCAGACGACCGAAAGACCA GTACAAAATGTGGCGAGAATCTCTACATGTCAAGTGACCCTGTTGCCTGGTCAGATGCAATCCAAAGCTGGTATGAAGAGCGCCACAATTTTGTCTACGGCGTAGGACAGAAGAGTCCCAGTGCGGTCATTGGCCATTATACCCAG CTTGTCTGGTACTCATCTTACCTCGTTGGATGTGGAATTGCTTATTGCCCCAATCAAGAGAGTCTTAAATACTACTATGTTTGCCAATATTGTCCCGC tggCAATAATGTGAATAAAAAGAATACCCCTTACCAACAAGGAACGCCTTGTGCCAGCTGCCCTGGTAACTGCGACAATGGACTATGCA CCAATACCTGCGAGTATGAAGATCTCCTTAGTAACTGTGATTCCTTGAAGAAAACAGCTGGCTGTGAGCATGAACTGCTCAAAGAGAAATGCAAGGCGACCTGCCGGTGTGAAGGCAAAATCTACTGA